A region from the Alnus glutinosa chromosome 5, dhAlnGlut1.1, whole genome shotgun sequence genome encodes:
- the LOC133868366 gene encoding cysteine-rich receptor-like protein kinase 25 produces MHSFNPFSLPFVFLSMLIFLNLTTTHVAAQNYLYHFCANTSFAQNSFYSSNINSLLSSLSSNATGNTEFYNTTAGQTTSSNPVYGLFLCRGDVGAEVCRKCVANATQELADKCSKEKIAVIWYDECMLRYSNESIFSTVAVRPIIYLLNSQNITEQDRFNRLLNTTMTEMAREASNFPIGVKKFGVKEVKFSDFQNLYNLVQCTPDLSSTDCNSCLQAAINRLPMCCSGKQGGRVLFPSCNVRYELYQFYNESTAPAPAPGLAPSPPGSVAGSKGKDKISTTTIVAIVVPIAGSVVLFILGYCFLIRRKKYNAVKGEIDANDMTTVESLQFDLATIEAATNKFSDDNKLGEGGFGVVYKGILPNGQEIAVKRLSRNSGQGGEQFKNEVVLVAKLQHKNLTRLLGFCLEGEEKILVYEFVPNKSLDYFLFDPRKQEELDWSTRYKIIGGIARGIQYLHEDSRLRIIHRDLKASNVLLDVDMNPKISDFGMARIFGVDQTQGNTSRVVGTYGYMSPEYAMRGEISVKLDVYSFGVLILEVISGKKNSSFYESNGAEDLVTYGWIRWRDGRPLELLDQSLGDSYSRDEVLRCIQIGFLCVQEDPADRPTMASILLTLNSGSVTLSSPQQPGFFLHSKTDMPIKDMKSNQSTTKSMPWSINEASITELDPR; encoded by the exons ATGCATTCCTTCAATCCCTTTTCTCTTCCCTTCGTGTTCCTTTCCATGCTTATCTTCCTCAACCTGACCACGACTCATGTAGCTGCCCAAAATTACCTCTACCACTTCTGTGCAAACACTTCCTTCGCCCAAAATAGCTTCTACAGTTCCAATATCAACTCCCTCCTCTCTTCCCTTTCCTCCAACGCCACCGGCAACACCGAATTCTACAACACCACAGCCGGCCAAACCACCTCCTCCAACCCCGTCTACGGTCTCTTCCTCTGCCGTGGAGACGTCGGTGCTGAAGTTTGCCGAAAATGCGTGGCCAACGCAACCCAAGAGCTCGCCGATAAGTGTTCAAAGGAAAAGATCGCTGTTATCTGGTACGACGAGTGCATGTTACGCTACTCCAACGAGTCTATCTTCTCCACCGTGGCCGTAAGACCTATAATTTACTTGTTGAACTCACAGAACATCACCGAACAGGACCGGTTTAACCGGCTATTGAACACGACGATGACCGAAATGGCACGTGAGGCCTCCAACTTTCCGATCGGTGTTAAGAAGTTTGGGGTTAAGGAAGTGAAGTTTTCCGATTTTCAAAATCTGTACAACCTTGTACAGTGCACACCGGACCTGTCCAGCACCGACTGCAATAGTTGTCTTCAGGCAGCTATAAACCGTCTTCCTATGTGTTGTAGTGGAAAGCAAGGGGGCAGAGTTCTCTTTCCTAGTTGTAATGTTAGGTACGAGTTGTACCAGTTCTATAATGAATCCACAGCGCCCGCGCCTGCACCAGGGCTCGCACCTTCACCTCCAGGCTCCGTAGCTGGATCAAAAG GAAAAGACAAAATCTCAACAACAACGATAGTCGCCATTGTTGTTCCAATTGCTGGCTCTGTGGTGCTATTCATTTTGGGATACTGTTTCCTAATTAGGAGAAAGAAGTACAATGCTGTCAAAGGAGAAATTG ATGCAAATGATATGACAACTGTGGAGTCCTTGCAATTTGATTTGGCTACAATTGAGGCTGCCACAAACAAATTCTCAGATGATAACAAGCTAGGTGAAGGTGGATTTGGTGTGGTTTACAAG GGTATACTTCCCAATGGACAAGAAATAGCTGTCAAGAGGCTATCCAGAAACTCTGGACAAGGAGGAGAACAATTCAAGAATGAAGTTGTATTAGTAGCCAAACTTCAACACAAAAATTTAACAAGGCTATTGGGATTTTGCttggaaggagaagaaaagatacTCGTCTATGAATTTGTGCCCAACAAAAGTCTGGACTATTTTCTATTTG ACCCAAGAAAACAAGAGGAATTGGATTGGTCAACACGTTACAAGATAATAGGCGGAATTGCTCGAGGAATTCAAtatcttcatgaagattctCGATTAAGAATTATACATCGTGATCTTAAAGCCAGCAATGTATTGCTAGATGTGGATATGAACccaaagatttcagattttggcatggcaaGGATTTTTGGAGTAGATCAAACACAAGGAAACACAAGTAGAGTTGTGGGGACTTA CGGTTACATGTCTCCAGAGTACGCAATGCGAGGAGAAATTTCTGTGAAGTTAGATGTGTACAGTTTTGGTGTGTTAATTCTAGAGGTTATCAGTGGCAAGAAAAACAGTAGTTTTTATGAATCAAATGGTGCTGAAGACCTCGTGACCTAT GGTTGGATACGTTGGAGGGATGGTAGGCCCTTAGAGTTGTTGGATCAAAGTTTGGGAGATTCTTATTCTCGAGATGAAGTGCTTAGATGCATCCAGATTGGCTTTTTATGTGTACAGGAAGATCCAGCTGACAGGCCCACCATGGCTTCCATACTTCTCACACTCAACAGCGGCTCCGTTACACTATCATCACCCCAACAGCCAGGATTTTTCCTCCACAGTAAAACAGACATGCCCATAAAGGATATGAAGTCTAATCAATCTACAACCAAATCAATGCCATGGTCAATTAATGAAGCTTCCATTACTGAACTAGACCCTCGATAG